A genomic window from Sparus aurata chromosome 4, fSpaAur1.1, whole genome shotgun sequence includes:
- the LOC115579909 gene encoding zinc finger protein 84-like isoform X1: MFKTDKLKAFVNERLSAAADEIFSLFDQTIKEYEEAVFRSKQEVDHQRRRAGWKAPLQLSVQEDDTAPEQDHGEKKSDVCDDDQEHLHIKEEQEEELWTSQTGEQQEEADTKDSMFNIIYVQRRDEDRSQLLHPNQDGESLPGCSSEELKSEPHKEDASEPTSDCQMSEVSDDEWRDSGGFQKPQQAGETADRPYTCSVCNKNFRIKSILTRHMKTHTGEKPYSCSICGKSFIQRSYLQTHMNSHSGQKPYTCSFCGRGFTQVGNMNAHIRIHTGEKPHSCSDCGKSFREKADLIKHTIIHTGEKPYVCSVCSMKFSAQSNLTRHMKTHSGERPYSCSACGKRFIRRSHLIIHTKTHAGEKT; the protein is encoded by the exons ATGTTCAAAACAGATAAACTAAAAGCGTTTGTGAATGAGAGGCTTTCAGCAGCTGCCGACGAAATATTCAGCCTCTTTGACCAAACTATTAAAGAATATGAGGAGGCGGTTTTTCGCTCAAAGCAGGAGGTCGACCATCAGCGGAGGCGGGCCGGGTGGAAAG CCCCCCTTCAGCTCAGTGTGCAGGAAGACGACACTGCCCCCGAGCAGGATCACGGTGAGAAGAAGTCTGACGTGTGTGATGATGACCAGGAGCACCTgcacattaaagaggaacaggaggaggagctgtggACCTCTCAGACAGGtgaacagcaggaggaggctgataCTAAAGACTCTATGTTCAATATCATTTATGTGCAAAGGAGAGATGAAGATAGAAGTCAGCTCCTTCATCCAAACCAAGACGGGGAAAGTTTGCCCGGCTGCTCAtcagaagagttgaaatcaGAGCCTCATAAAGAAGATGCATCGGAGCCAACCAGCGACTGTCAGATGAGTGAAGTCAGTGATGACGAATGGAGAGACAGCGGAGGATTTCAGAAACCACAGCAAGCCGGTGAGACAGCAGACAGGCCGTACACCTGCAGCGTTTGCAACAAGAACTTCAGGATTAAATCCATCCTAACTCGCCACATGAAGACGCACACGGGAGAGAAACCTTACAGCTGCAGCATTTGTGGAAAGAGCTTCATCCAGCGCTCTTATCTTCAGACTCACATGAACTCTCACTCCGGACAGAAGCCGTACACATGTAGCTTCTGTGGCAGAGGGTTCACGCAGGTTGGAAACATGAACGCGCACATTCGAATCCACACGGGAGAGAAACCTCACAGCTGTAGCGACTGTGGTAAAAGCTTTAGAGAGAAAGCAGATCTCATCAAGCACACAATCATTCACACTGGCGAGAAGCCCTACGTCTGCTCTGTATGTAGTATGAAATTCAGTGCTCAGTCTAATCTGACGCGCCACATGAAGACTCATTCAGGGGAGAGGCCGTACAGCTGCTCTGCTTGCGGGAAAAGATTCATTCGGCGCTCCCATTTAATCATTCATACGAAGACTCACGCAGGAGAGAAGACCTAA
- the LOC115579909 gene encoding zinc finger protein 84-like isoform X2, translating to MVCSEKSVLGWTDIHSGDTQRRLSLSFTRCWLQEDAPLQLSVQEDDTAPEQDHGEKKSDVCDDDQEHLHIKEEQEEELWTSQTGEQQEEADTKDSMFNIIYVQRRDEDRSQLLHPNQDGESLPGCSSEELKSEPHKEDASEPTSDCQMSEVSDDEWRDSGGFQKPQQAGETADRPYTCSVCNKNFRIKSILTRHMKTHTGEKPYSCSICGKSFIQRSYLQTHMNSHSGQKPYTCSFCGRGFTQVGNMNAHIRIHTGEKPHSCSDCGKSFREKADLIKHTIIHTGEKPYVCSVCSMKFSAQSNLTRHMKTHSGERPYSCSACGKRFIRRSHLIIHTKTHAGEKT from the exons ATGGTGTGCAGTGAGAAGTCAGTTTTAGGTTGGACAGACATTCACTCCGGTGACACCCAGCGGCGCCTCTCACTCAGTTTCACCCGGTGTTGGCTGCAGGAGGACG CCCCCCTTCAGCTCAGTGTGCAGGAAGACGACACTGCCCCCGAGCAGGATCACGGTGAGAAGAAGTCTGACGTGTGTGATGATGACCAGGAGCACCTgcacattaaagaggaacaggaggaggagctgtggACCTCTCAGACAGGtgaacagcaggaggaggctgataCTAAAGACTCTATGTTCAATATCATTTATGTGCAAAGGAGAGATGAAGATAGAAGTCAGCTCCTTCATCCAAACCAAGACGGGGAAAGTTTGCCCGGCTGCTCAtcagaagagttgaaatcaGAGCCTCATAAAGAAGATGCATCGGAGCCAACCAGCGACTGTCAGATGAGTGAAGTCAGTGATGACGAATGGAGAGACAGCGGAGGATTTCAGAAACCACAGCAAGCCGGTGAGACAGCAGACAGGCCGTACACCTGCAGCGTTTGCAACAAGAACTTCAGGATTAAATCCATCCTAACTCGCCACATGAAGACGCACACGGGAGAGAAACCTTACAGCTGCAGCATTTGTGGAAAGAGCTTCATCCAGCGCTCTTATCTTCAGACTCACATGAACTCTCACTCCGGACAGAAGCCGTACACATGTAGCTTCTGTGGCAGAGGGTTCACGCAGGTTGGAAACATGAACGCGCACATTCGAATCCACACGGGAGAGAAACCTCACAGCTGTAGCGACTGTGGTAAAAGCTTTAGAGAGAAAGCAGATCTCATCAAGCACACAATCATTCACACTGGCGAGAAGCCCTACGTCTGCTCTGTATGTAGTATGAAATTCAGTGCTCAGTCTAATCTGACGCGCCACATGAAGACTCATTCAGGGGAGAGGCCGTACAGCTGCTCTGCTTGCGGGAAAAGATTCATTCGGCGCTCCCATTTAATCATTCATACGAAGACTCACGCAGGAGAGAAGACCTAA